From Humisphaera borealis, the proteins below share one genomic window:
- a CDS encoding PVC-type heme-binding CxxCH protein: MGLLEPASKGSDRPVFRSGSAWHWVACVVALLVAATAIAGPATRPVNGNRLAYLDEPADPYYVHRDFPKLITPQWVGEEGVDAVITLGIDDMRDAAKYEAYLRPILDRLKKIDGRAPVSIMTCKIDPATPQLQTWLKEGLSIEAHTADHPCPIWKVGDFAAAKKTYDDAVDQMAAIPNNKPVAFRTPCCDSRNTPSPRIYSEIMNAVTPGGKFLTIDSSVMNIITANDPELPRELVMNPDGTERFRRYVPFKNFVNTIEDYPYPYVIDGAIWEFPCVTPSDWSAQNVNGKNSPRTVEDWKAALDAIVIKKGVFNLIFHPHGWIKPEQIVELIDYAQAKYGKRVKFLNFRECQERLDKNLLAEEPIRDTRDPKNPGDDNGVRLLDVNNDGYMDVVIGNTRKRATRIYLPEADSWATIGTLFPVTSSAPDGTKVVVPRFAVLTADGHACALAIDAKFGNAADMWRFNGDRWQRDDDLAGHLIQAPSQRDIRFRDIDGDGICEVIALKGAKGVFRLSDGWLQSIPGPDQLWHQAGANEIWNGRLIDLNEDGRLDAVYSDDEKIFVRCFESFEAGWAPHLVYRKRAEDNTATESIPPFFRNDKSNNGFFVHSRALWWQNEDTAKEPDLVIKRTFAELLGNQMPEPRSPRASLKSIQTRPGFEAQLVAAEPVVQDPVAFAFGPDGKLWVVEMGDYPLGVDGKGKAGGKVKILTDADGDGFYETATTFLDNLPFPTGVTPYRKGVIVTAAPDIFYAEDTDGDGVADKREVLFTGFSEGNQQHRINGLTYGLDGWFYGANGHSNGQIKSIKTGKVVDIRGRDIRLRPDTGEFETCAGVTQFFRSRDDWGNWFGNDNTHPMFHLWADEQYHRRNPFYAGATGRIEVPRVPGASPVFPISRTLERFNDFHTANHFTSACSTIVYRDDLFGPHFAGNMFVSEPVHNLVARQVMKPEGTTFHSDRAADEQQSEFLASTDNWFRPTTIRVGPDGALYIADMYRLVIEHPQWIPKDWQAKLDLRAGADKGRIYRVAPVGVAKRPIPRLDRMTAEQLVSALDSPSGWQRDMAQQLLVEHGDRSAVPAMKRMAAESGNPLARLHALCTLDVLRQIPGLPPDPKVPALTDPATALADALVLASTDVHPSVRMHAARLSERFASTHAKLADSLVKAASDADPQVRRQVAYSLGEWDDPRAAKALGDILLKNTDEPMIVAAAMTSVRPAWLPELVKQVTGPEIAPPPGIVTPLTRMAAAQKDFETLAVLLANLAGEEDNAPPAWRFNAVAAALDAATAENLHEDQLVRQMLDTHSKAGQSACFRLSALRDNAERAAFRTSEPLDRRVAALAMLGRPTAKIDEAIDKLRRRCLTPQTPEAVQVAAVAAIVRAKADAAPATLLASWKQASPIVRSAMLDALLSRPAWAAMLLTAVERDEVKPQDIDAVRRQALLAHKDEKIRGRAGVVLMRGGNADRQKVLDTFAPAKSLRGEGVRGEAVFVKACAACHVAGGKGNAVGPDLSGIGDKSSEGLLTAIIDPNRAVEPKYVSYVIETKAGDTLSGVLAGESGAGVLLIAPDGKRIEVLRADIVSLRGTGLSLMPEGLEAGLTAQDFADLMTFIRQAKPTEMLKTK; this comes from the coding sequence ATGGGTCTGCTCGAACCAGCCTCGAAGGGATCAGACAGGCCGGTGTTCCGCAGCGGGTCTGCGTGGCATTGGGTCGCGTGCGTCGTCGCCTTGCTCGTCGCAGCGACCGCGATCGCCGGGCCTGCCACTCGACCCGTCAACGGCAACCGCCTGGCCTATCTCGATGAGCCCGCCGACCCGTACTACGTCCACCGCGATTTCCCGAAACTCATTACACCGCAGTGGGTGGGCGAGGAAGGCGTCGATGCCGTCATCACCCTCGGCATCGACGACATGCGCGACGCCGCCAAGTACGAAGCGTACCTGCGTCCCATTCTCGACAGGCTGAAGAAGATCGACGGCCGAGCACCCGTCAGCATCATGACGTGCAAGATCGACCCGGCGACGCCGCAACTGCAAACCTGGCTGAAAGAAGGCCTGAGCATCGAGGCCCACACCGCCGACCACCCCTGCCCGATCTGGAAGGTCGGCGATTTCGCAGCGGCGAAGAAGACCTACGACGACGCCGTCGATCAGATGGCCGCGATCCCCAACAACAAGCCGGTCGCATTCCGCACGCCCTGCTGCGACTCGCGTAACACGCCCAGCCCGCGCATCTACTCTGAGATCATGAACGCCGTCACGCCTGGCGGGAAGTTCCTGACCATCGACAGCTCGGTGATGAACATCATCACCGCGAACGACCCCGAGCTGCCGCGCGAGCTGGTGATGAACCCCGATGGCACCGAACGGTTTCGCCGGTATGTGCCGTTCAAGAACTTCGTCAACACGATCGAAGACTATCCCTACCCGTATGTCATCGACGGCGCGATCTGGGAGTTCCCCTGCGTCACGCCGAGCGACTGGTCGGCGCAGAACGTCAACGGCAAGAACAGCCCGCGGACGGTGGAGGACTGGAAGGCCGCACTCGACGCGATCGTCATCAAGAAGGGCGTCTTCAACCTCATCTTCCACCCGCACGGCTGGATCAAGCCGGAGCAGATCGTCGAGCTGATTGACTACGCGCAAGCGAAATACGGCAAGCGGGTGAAGTTTTTGAACTTCAGGGAGTGCCAGGAGAGGCTGGATAAGAACCTTCTGGCGGAGGAGCCGATCCGTGACACACGCGATCCGAAGAACCCCGGCGATGACAATGGCGTGCGGCTACTGGATGTGAACAACGATGGATACATGGATGTCGTGATCGGGAACACACGAAAGCGAGCGACTCGAATCTATCTTCCCGAAGCCGATTCCTGGGCGACTATCGGAACCCTATTTCCCGTCACTTCCTCTGCGCCTGACGGAACGAAGGTCGTCGTCCCCCGTTTTGCAGTGTTGACTGCAGATGGACATGCCTGCGCACTTGCCATTGACGCGAAGTTTGGCAATGCCGCAGACATGTGGCGGTTCAACGGAGATCGGTGGCAGAGAGACGACGACCTTGCCGGGCACCTCATCCAAGCCCCAAGTCAGCGCGACATCCGGTTCCGCGATATTGATGGCGATGGCATCTGCGAAGTCATTGCTTTGAAGGGAGCAAAAGGTGTCTTTCGATTGAGCGATGGATGGTTGCAGAGTATCCCAGGCCCGGATCAACTCTGGCACCAAGCAGGTGCAAACGAAATTTGGAATGGAAGGCTTATCGACCTCAACGAGGACGGTCGTCTCGACGCCGTGTACTCTGACGATGAAAAGATCTTCGTGCGTTGCTTTGAGTCTTTCGAGGCAGGTTGGGCGCCTCATCTTGTCTACCGCAAGCGAGCAGAGGACAACACCGCTACGGAGTCTATTCCACCATTCTTCCGCAACGACAAATCCAACAACGGCTTCTTCGTCCACAGCCGCGCCCTCTGGTGGCAGAACGAAGACACTGCCAAGGAACCCGACCTTGTCATCAAGCGCACTTTCGCGGAACTGCTCGGCAACCAGATGCCGGAGCCGCGGTCGCCACGGGCCTCGCTCAAGTCCATCCAGACCCGGCCCGGTTTCGAAGCCCAACTTGTCGCCGCCGAACCGGTCGTGCAAGACCCTGTCGCATTCGCGTTCGGCCCCGACGGCAAGCTCTGGGTTGTCGAGATGGGCGACTACCCGCTCGGCGTCGATGGCAAGGGCAAGGCCGGCGGGAAGGTGAAGATCCTGACCGATGCCGACGGCGACGGGTTCTACGAAACCGCCACCACCTTCCTCGACAACCTGCCGTTCCCCACGGGTGTCACGCCGTACCGCAAGGGCGTAATCGTCACGGCGGCGCCGGACATCTTCTACGCCGAAGACACCGACGGGGACGGCGTCGCCGACAAACGGGAAGTCCTCTTCACCGGCTTCTCCGAAGGCAATCAGCAGCACCGCATCAACGGACTTACCTACGGCCTGGACGGCTGGTTCTACGGCGCCAACGGCCACTCCAACGGCCAGATCAAGTCGATCAAGACCGGAAAGGTGGTCGACATCCGCGGCCGCGACATTCGGCTGCGGCCGGATACCGGCGAGTTCGAAACCTGTGCCGGCGTCACGCAGTTCTTCCGCTCGCGCGACGACTGGGGCAACTGGTTCGGCAACGACAATACGCACCCGATGTTCCACCTCTGGGCCGACGAGCAGTACCACCGCCGCAACCCGTTCTACGCCGGCGCCACGGGGCGGATCGAGGTGCCGCGCGTGCCGGGCGCGTCGCCGGTCTTTCCGATCAGCCGGACGCTGGAGCGGTTCAACGACTTCCACACGGCGAACCACTTCACGTCTGCCTGCTCGACGATCGTCTACCGCGACGACCTGTTCGGCCCGCACTTCGCCGGGAACATGTTCGTCAGCGAGCCGGTGCACAACCTGGTCGCGCGGCAGGTCATGAAGCCGGAGGGGACGACGTTCCACAGCGATCGCGCGGCGGACGAACAGCAGTCGGAGTTCCTCGCCAGCACCGACAACTGGTTCCGCCCGACGACAATCCGCGTCGGCCCGGATGGTGCACTCTACATCGCCGACATGTACCGGCTGGTGATCGAGCACCCGCAGTGGATCCCCAAGGATTGGCAGGCGAAGCTCGACCTGCGCGCCGGGGCCGACAAGGGCCGCATCTACCGCGTCGCTCCTGTCGGCGTGGCAAAACGGCCGATCCCGCGGCTCGACAGGATGACCGCCGAGCAGCTCGTTTCCGCGCTCGATTCTCCGTCCGGCTGGCAGCGGGACATGGCACAGCAACTGCTCGTGGAGCACGGCGATCGGTCGGCCGTTCCGGCGATGAAGCGCATGGCAGCCGAGAGCGGTAATCCCCTGGCTCGGCTGCACGCGCTCTGCACGCTCGATGTGCTCCGACAGATCCCAGGTCTCCCGCCGGATCCGAAAGTCCCCGCACTTACCGACCCCGCCACCGCACTCGCCGACGCCCTCGTCTTGGCTTCGACCGATGTGCATCCAAGTGTACGGATGCACGCCGCTCGGCTGAGCGAGCGATTTGCGTCAACCCACGCGAAGCTTGCCGATTCGCTCGTCAAAGCTGCGAGCGATGCCGACCCGCAGGTTCGCCGACAGGTCGCGTATTCGCTCGGCGAGTGGGACGATCCCCGCGCCGCCAAGGCGCTCGGTGACATTCTTCTCAAGAACACGGACGAGCCGATGATTGTCGCTGCGGCGATGACGTCGGTTCGCCCTGCCTGGCTGCCGGAACTGGTCAAGCAGGTGACCGGCCCGGAGATCGCCCCACCGCCGGGCATCGTGACACCGCTGACCCGCATGGCGGCGGCGCAGAAGGATTTCGAAACGCTCGCCGTGCTACTGGCCAACCTCGCTGGTGAGGAAGACAACGCGCCGCCGGCCTGGCGATTCAACGCCGTCGCAGCCGCCTTGGACGCGGCGACTGCCGAGAACCTCCACGAGGATCAGCTCGTGCGGCAGATGCTGGATACCCATTCCAAGGCCGGTCAGTCGGCGTGCTTCCGCCTGTCTGCACTGCGCGACAACGCCGAGCGGGCAGCCTTCCGCACCAGCGAGCCCCTCGACCGCCGCGTCGCCGCACTGGCGATGCTCGGGCGGCCGACGGCGAAGATCGACGAGGCGATCGACAAGCTGCGACGGCGGTGCCTGACGCCACAAACCCCGGAAGCGGTGCAGGTCGCTGCAGTCGCCGCGATCGTCCGGGCCAAGGCAGACGCCGCACCGGCTACCCTTCTGGCATCGTGGAAACAGGCATCCCCCATCGTCCGCAGCGCGATGCTCGATGCGCTGCTGTCGCGTCCGGCCTGGGCTGCAATGTTGCTAACGGCCGTCGAGCGAGACGAGGTTAAGCCGCAGGACATTGACGCGGTCCGGCGGCAGGCGCTGCTAGCTCATAAGGATGAGAAGATCCGCGGCAGGGCCGGCGTCGTGCTCATGCGCGGCGGAAACGCCGATCGTCAGAAGGTGCTCGACACCTTCGCGCCAGCCAAATCCTTGCGCGGCGAGGGGGTCCGAGGCGAAGCGGTGTTTGTCAAAGCATGCGCGGCGTGCCACGTCGCCGGCGGCAAAGGAAACGCCGTCGGGCCCGATCTGTCGGGCATCGGCGACAAGTCTTCCGAAGGCCTGCTGACAGCGATCATCGATCCCAACCGCGCCGTCGAACCGAAGTACGTCAGCTATGTGATCGAAACGAAAGCCGGTGACACGCTGAGCGGCGTTCTCGCCGGCGAAAGCGGCGCGGGCGTGCTGCTGATTGCCCCGGATGGAAAGAGAATCGAAGTCCTGCGGGCCGACATCGTAAGCCTGCGCGGCACCGGACTGTCACTAATGCCCGAAGGCCTGGAAGCAGGGCTGACAGCGCAGGACTTTGCCGACCTGATGACATTCATCCGGCAGGCGAAGCCAACGGAAATGCTTAAGACGAAGTGA
- a CDS encoding transglutaminase-like domain-containing protein — MSSDTGGASLFWTSDEPEIAAARSEAASGRLLEAEAILRRLPGSIAAQEGLQVLRWIRRDYGLDEGQIVAKLRESIPDVTAADLARWRTEGVLQHRVIDGRQAYFRAEPANLFRFCEEAKRRKVLPADSPGGWTLEQHLERVIAQVEATGKASVVPIRQEVDLELTVPPGTPGLVAGAIVRAWLPFPQEYRQQQAVRLVSSSPAVAFVAPTATPQRSVYLEHRVRSADEPVRFAATMAFTTSAYCPLLAKTSARDDRPTEADLTERRPHVVFSQPIRAATADAVGAEREPLERARRIFRWVCANIAYNAEEDYGIVPSLVERAISRRRGDCGVQALLFIAMCRCAGVPARWQSGWQTQRVRWNMHDWCECYVEPCGWIPVDPSYGLRASDDLRIREFFFGGMDAYRLIVNVDYGRPLVPAKPSLRSEPLDFQRGEIEIDGNNLYFDQWNSKFRPRWLDEEP; from the coding sequence ATGAGCAGCGACACCGGCGGTGCGAGTCTCTTCTGGACCAGCGACGAGCCCGAGATTGCCGCCGCACGATCTGAAGCGGCCAGCGGCAGGCTGCTCGAGGCCGAGGCCATCCTTCGGCGACTCCCCGGCAGCATCGCCGCTCAGGAGGGGCTACAAGTTCTACGCTGGATCCGCCGGGACTATGGCCTGGACGAGGGGCAAATCGTCGCGAAGCTGCGAGAATCGATTCCTGATGTGACCGCCGCCGACCTCGCCCGATGGCGGACGGAAGGCGTGTTGCAGCACCGCGTGATCGACGGGAGGCAGGCCTACTTTCGAGCAGAGCCGGCGAATCTGTTCCGCTTCTGCGAAGAAGCGAAACGGCGCAAGGTTCTCCCGGCCGACTCGCCGGGCGGGTGGACGCTCGAGCAGCATCTCGAACGGGTGATCGCACAGGTCGAAGCGACGGGGAAGGCCAGCGTGGTGCCGATCCGGCAGGAGGTCGATCTGGAACTGACAGTGCCGCCGGGTACGCCGGGCCTGGTCGCCGGTGCGATCGTCCGCGCCTGGCTGCCGTTTCCGCAGGAATATCGACAGCAGCAGGCGGTTCGACTGGTGTCGAGTTCGCCGGCTGTCGCGTTCGTCGCACCCACCGCAACGCCACAGCGGTCGGTTTACCTGGAGCATCGCGTGCGGTCGGCGGACGAGCCGGTACGGTTCGCCGCGACGATGGCGTTCACCACGTCTGCGTACTGCCCGTTGCTGGCAAAGACATCAGCTCGCGACGATAGGCCGACCGAGGCCGATCTGACCGAACGCCGGCCACACGTCGTGTTCTCGCAACCGATCCGCGCCGCGACGGCCGACGCCGTCGGTGCCGAGCGGGAGCCACTGGAGCGCGCCCGCCGCATCTTCCGCTGGGTGTGTGCCAACATCGCCTACAACGCCGAGGAGGACTACGGCATCGTCCCCAGCCTGGTCGAGCGGGCGATCTCGCGCCGGCGCGGCGATTGCGGCGTGCAGGCACTGCTCTTTATCGCGATGTGCCGTTGCGCCGGCGTTCCCGCCCGCTGGCAGTCAGGATGGCAAACCCAGCGCGTCCGCTGGAACATGCACGACTGGTGCGAATGCTATGTCGAGCCGTGTGGCTGGATTCCCGTCGATCCTTCCTACGGGTTGCGCGCCAGCGACGATCTCCGCATCCGCGAGTTCTTCTTCGGCGGAATGGACGCGTATCGACTGATCGTTAACGTCGACTACGGCCGCCCGCTGGTGCCGGCCAAACCTTCGCTGCGGAGCGAGCCATTGGACTTCCAGCGGGGTGAGATCGAGATCGATGGGAACAACCTTTACTTCGATCAGTGGAACTCGAAGTTTCGGCCGCGGTGGTTGGATGAAGAGCCGTGA
- a CDS encoding sulfatase family protein: MKHLISRRLWLFAVLGLLALANSPARAAEPAPRMNILFLFADDFCRYAGCYAGLDGRPTPSDIVKTPNIDRLAHDGVVFRHAFVTAPSCTPCRSSLLSGQYFFRTGRGAILNGAVWDPSIPSFPHLLRDAGYHIGETYKVWSPGTPNDAPFGGGKNAYEKAGGQFNNFSENVTSMAKQGMPIEAAKLKLLDQVKGNFGAFLADRKPNQPWLYWFGPTNTHRKWEKGSGKALWGIEPESLKGKLPQFFPDVPEVWQDVADYLGEIQAWDAAIGVILTSLEAAGDLERTIIVVSGDHGAPGFPGGKCNLYDYGTNVGLIARVPGVKGGRVVDDYINLMDLAPTFCEIGGVKPPDVMTGKSALNVLKSDQSGQIDPTRTWVVTGRERHVATARADNLPYPQRALRTPEYLYIHNFKPDRWPLGDAAGAAGDKTPAQDDLENNTYAAFADMDASPTKAFLVMNRNSPSIRWFFEYAFLPRPEEELFDLKSDPQQVKNVAADPAYAKAKQEMSARLLSILKDAKDPRVTSGNDVPFEKPPFTDGRAPAGKRNAAQ, from the coding sequence TTGAAGCACTTGATCTCACGTCGTCTTTGGCTGTTCGCAGTCCTCGGGCTGCTGGCGCTGGCCAATAGTCCGGCTCGCGCCGCTGAGCCCGCGCCGCGGATGAACATACTTTTCCTCTTTGCGGACGACTTCTGCCGCTACGCCGGCTGTTACGCCGGGCTTGATGGCAGGCCTACGCCGAGCGACATCGTCAAGACGCCGAACATCGATCGGCTGGCACACGACGGTGTCGTGTTCCGCCATGCGTTTGTGACAGCGCCGTCCTGTACGCCGTGCAGAAGCTCGCTGCTGTCCGGCCAGTACTTCTTTCGGACCGGTCGCGGCGCGATTCTGAATGGCGCGGTCTGGGACCCGAGCATTCCGTCGTTCCCGCATCTGCTGAGGGATGCCGGGTATCACATCGGCGAAACGTACAAGGTCTGGAGCCCCGGCACGCCGAACGATGCCCCCTTTGGCGGCGGCAAGAATGCCTACGAGAAGGCCGGCGGGCAGTTCAACAACTTCTCCGAAAACGTCACCTCGATGGCGAAACAGGGCATGCCGATCGAGGCCGCGAAGTTGAAGCTGCTCGATCAGGTGAAGGGGAACTTTGGTGCCTTCCTGGCGGACCGAAAGCCCAACCAGCCCTGGCTGTACTGGTTCGGGCCGACCAACACACATCGCAAATGGGAGAAGGGCTCCGGCAAAGCACTTTGGGGAATAGAGCCGGAGTCGCTCAAGGGCAAGCTGCCGCAGTTCTTCCCCGACGTGCCCGAGGTTTGGCAGGACGTCGCCGACTATCTCGGCGAAATCCAGGCGTGGGACGCAGCGATCGGCGTGATCCTGACCTCGCTCGAGGCCGCCGGCGACTTGGAGCGGACGATCATCGTTGTCAGCGGCGATCATGGCGCTCCCGGATTTCCCGGCGGAAAGTGCAACCTTTACGACTACGGCACGAATGTCGGCCTGATCGCCCGGGTACCCGGCGTGAAGGGCGGCCGGGTGGTTGACGACTACATCAACCTGATGGACCTGGCGCCGACGTTCTGCGAGATCGGCGGTGTGAAGCCGCCGGACGTGATGACCGGAAAGAGCGCGCTCAATGTGCTCAAGTCGGATCAGTCGGGGCAGATCGACCCGACCCGGACCTGGGTCGTCACCGGGCGCGAGCGCCATGTTGCCACCGCCAGGGCCGATAACCTGCCCTACCCGCAAAGGGCTTTGCGGACGCCGGAGTATCTGTACATCCACAACTTCAAGCCCGACCGCTGGCCGCTGGGCGATGCCGCCGGGGCCGCCGGCGACAAGACGCCCGCCCAGGACGATCTGGAAAACAACACCTACGCAGCTTTCGCCGACATGGACGCCAGTCCGACCAAGGCGTTCCTGGTGATGAATCGCAACAGTCCGTCGATCCGTTGGTTCTTCGAATACGCGTTCCTTCCCAGGCCGGAGGAGGAGCTGTTCGATCTGAAGTCGGACCCGCAGCAGGTGAAGAACGTCGCCGCTGATCCCGCTTACGCCAAGGCAAAACAGGAGATGTCGGCCCGACTGCTCTCAATCCTGAAGGACGCGAAGGACCCGCGTGTGACCTCGGGCAACGATGTGCCCTTTGAGAAGCCGCCCTTCACAGACGGGCGTGCCCCGGCAGGCAAGCGCAACGCTGCTCAATGA